The genomic window CTCTGTGGTAGGGCTGCTTATGCATCTCCGAACACCAGCGACTCACCTTTCCTGGGCCCTGACTGCGCGCCAGACCCTTTCCTGGGCGCCCACCAGGCTTAGTCTCCTCTGAGGTTGGTACCGTGACCACGCTTCCTTTTGCACATGAGACAACTGAGTCAGACAAAGGTTAAACACCTTGTCCATGATTACACTGTTGGTAAATCTGGTCTTCCACCAGTATGTGGAGCCTGTGCCCTTGACACCTAAGCTTCCCAGCCTCGGGCCACTTGCCTGGACCATTGGCTGGGCCGTGGGAGTAGTTTCCAAGCCAGACCCCTCAGACTGCTTTGGTCTGTAGCACAATTTTACGACATcagctttcttgttttgtttagttttggttgaggatttaaaaaaaaccaacaacacacaAGACTTCCTGATTTGTCTtcctgtttcctccttccctcaaAAGACTGGGAGCTGAGATCTTTGACTGGATGCTCCTTCCGGGCAGGCCCACTTTGTAACAGTCTCAGCAGGAAATGCTGGGCATCGTGGTCGGCCTTTGACCTTCGGGAGCCCCAGTCGGTTTAACGACTATGAGGTTAAGTAGAGAAGCTTCCTCGGGACTCAAACTTGATACAGAGGCCACGACGTGAATCAAAGTAATAATGGCTGAACTCACTCACTATCGGGGCTACTCGTGTGTGTGAGCTTGGTGAGGCTGCTTTGGAAACAACATAAAAATTCTGCCTCATGGCCTCTGAGAAGTGATCTGGGAGCACCTTTCAGAGCATTTATCATCACAGCAGGCTCTGTCCTAGATGCCTGACCAACATGGTGCCATTATGTAGCGCGTTTTCCGGAAGAACTTGAGAAGCTGTCAGGGTAGCTATTGGTATCCTggggttggtttggtttgggctGCCGTGGGGCTTTCCCCCAAAGGAAGAAGCTGACGTTGGGACCACCCATTGGCCTGCACGGTCCCCCCTTTAGTTAGAGCTTCTCAGCGCAGACCCACAGAGCTCTGGAAGGcacccctcatggggctctcttcaGTTCAGGCTGATCCACCAGCTCAAGGCCTGGGCCCAGGCATTCTGGTCTTTGCTTCTCCCTGTGTTCCTTAGCCCAGAAGACCCCTCCAGGCTTCAGAGGAAGTGCAGGGAGTTGATCCTCATGTATCTGGAGAAGAGTAAGTAGAGGCGGCGGAACCAGAGCAGCTGGCTGCGGTGGCAGGACATGGCTCTCTTGGCCTGTGCCACTTCTTTGCTGATGAGCACGAAGAGGACATCCCGGGTATGAAGCAGAGAAAAGGGCAGGTCCAGAAGGGAGATGTACTTGCGCAACACATTCACTGACTGAAGTGTGAGCACCGAGCACCCTTTAGGTAACTTCCCTTCTGAGTGGAGGGTCCTCACAGCTGCATACAGAGCAACATGATTTCGGTGACCACTGACTCCCCCTGCATCGAACGTCACCACCAGGTTGATGCCATTTGCTTCCACGTGCTGGAGGAGGGTGCCAGCCACACGCTCTGTGTCCCACTGCACACCTGGGTCATCTGGGAAGTCCCTGTTGTCAATAATCATTATACTGGAACGTGGAATCCCCAAAACATCACAGCTCTGCGAAAGTTCTTTCTTACGCATCTCCCCTTGATTGTAGTAATTTCCTGCAGAGAAGCAGAGCAAAGACAGCCGGTGCCTCAGGCGGGCCAAGCCTAGCAAAGTGGGAGCAAAGAACATGGCTTCATCATCGGGGTGTGCGATCACCAGGAGGGTCTTACTTCCATCTCCCGGGACGCCAGCCGGCTCCTGACTTCTCATTCTTTCCCAGGAGTCCCAAACCCAGAGGAAGccccctgcattttctttttttttaaatgaactttattGAGGTCTaatttacattaataaaatgagcCCATATCAAGTgcatattttgataaatttttgcAAGTATATATACCCATTTAATCATTACCAAAATAAAGATATAGGAAGTTCTCCCATGTTGCATTTCAAATGAGTTTCCATCCCTACCCTAGTCCATCACTGATCTTAGTTCTATCACTACAGATTCACTTTATCTCCCTTAAAACTTTATTGAAACGGAATCCCACCACATGTACACTTTTGTGTCTCTGGGTTCTTTCAGTAGGCATATTTACTTTCAAAGTCATCCATGTTAATACATGTATAAATAGCAgttactttttattgctgaggTTCCCACTGCATAAGTGTTTTAcaatctgtttatccattcatatgtagGTGGACAATGAGCTGATGGCTCTTTTGGTTTCTGGCTATTCCACATAAAACTGCTAGGGACATTTGCATATAAGTTATTTTGTGtacatagttttcatttattaGGAATAAATAtgcaggagtgaaattgctgtgtcgtataataaatgtatatttaatttgaTAAATCAATACTAAACTTCTGTTCAAAATGATTGTGTTTAATCACATTTTCACCAGCAATGTGGAAGTATTCTAGTCGTTCCTTATCTTGATCAAGAATTGGTATTATTAGTGTTTTTAATTCTAACCATTGTAatggatataaatttttttaaaggttttatttatttatttgacagagagagagagagagatcacaagcagacagagaggcaggcagaaggagagggggaagcaggatccccactgagcagagagctcgatgtagagcttgatcccaggaagctgagatcatgacctaagccaaaggcagaggcttaaccgactgagccacccaggtgctccatggaTATAAATCTGTATATCATTGTCAAGTTTTCTAGTCTAGTAGAAACCTTAGTGGGTCTCAAGCCTATTTCGGCAGTAGAAAAGGTCTCCTACCAATACCATAGTACTATGATAGTCTCATTTTTATTGACTGTTTTAAGAATGACATTATTTCTGAACGCAACTGTTACAAGGGTAGATAACAGTCAGAATGAGGGTTAGCAATAGTCATAGCATTTCTGAGAGGTCAAGAAGAGATGAAGTCACATTCAGACTCTGTTACTTACTGATCCTTAAGTCTCAGGCACGTCACTCAACATTTGTGAGTTCTGTTTTCCTAATATGTAAATTGATTTAATAAATAGCAACTTAAAGATGTTTTCTTCCATATTACTCATAATATATATGACTTACACGTATTGTATGGTACCAggcatttaaaatacattatcttGTGCCATTCTCAAAACAGTTCTTTGGAGATGATGCATCATTACCATTATCTTCAGGTGATAAACCTGAGGCACAGAGGTAGCCCGACTAAAATCATTTAGGGTCAAGTGGTACAGTAGGTCAGAGTTGAAACCAAACACTctaatttccaaaaacttcagtACTTAATCACTGTACTTCCTATCTCAACATCTGACACAATCATTTTACTTAGGGAAGCAACTGCTTTTGTTTAGAAAACTAAAGTCTAGAGAGCCTGAGTAAAGGCTGCAAAACAAAATCTGCAAAGAAAAGATCACAATAATCCTACAAAAAATTTAGAAGAGCAGTGTCGTTGTTTTTACTGTTGCGCAGGGGTAAATGTTCAGAGAAGAgtcagagaagggaggagggctgACAGCAAGTGTGAAGGGATGAATTGAGAATCTTTCTGAAACTATGAGGGTGAACAGGAAATGAAACTCCACCAGATAGATGGCTGAAAACTTTGTTGAAGGCAAAAATGCCTATTTTCTCATAAAGTAAACTGCGTTGctaataaacatatatacatacatataggcTCACTTTGTGCAATGTATAATGCTAAGGGCTAGCTAAGATTCAGAGGAAAGTGTCATTATTAATAATGGCTTACATGACTTTTGCTACTAGCCTAGAGGGTGAACGGTGACCAGATTTACCATTCCACGTGAAATAGctaaaaaactggaaaacaataCAGGAAACATCTCTTTTTTCAGGTATTGGCAGTCTTCCTGGGCTGAGGAGATTGGGTTGAGAATCCAGGCAAGGCAGGGTAGTTAGAATTCCCATAGCACAGTATAGTGTTTCATGAGAGGGAAAAAACAGAGAGTTTTCAGAAAGTCACCCTAGAGTCTTCAGCTGAGCACAGATGAGTACTTGCATATGAGGAAACTATCCAAGGCCATGGAAAGAACCACTTGAAAGGAGCAGAGGAAACAATCTCCAAAAGCTCTCATAGGGCCAGGAACAGTTTGTGTCTCCACTTACCAGAgagttaaattttgaaatgcaAGGTTTATTATTATGTAGAGTACTCAGAATGGGCTCACctcaggaaggaaataaaattagcCTTAGACCAAAGGCTAACAAAACTCAAAAAGGAGCCTACAAAGGACAAAACTCTCTCCTAGGTAGCACAACTGTATCCCAGAACACAGCTTAAGACTATTTATAGGCATACAACATTTCTAGACCCAGTAATTAGAATTTAATCGCATATTACCAGGCctgaaaagaagcagaaaaatacaatttaaaatgaagagataaaTCAATTACTGGAAACACACCCAGAAATGACATAGAGATAACATGAGTAGACATGGGCATTGGCACAGTTTTATATGTTCCAAATGTtcaaaaagggagaggaaagatgACTTATATTATGCAGAAACAtggaagataaaaaagaagaCCAATACTAAGCCTCTAGAGATGAAAACTATAATGTCTAAAGTAAAGATTTCACTGGACGAGATTATTAGCAGATGACACACTGCAGAAGAAAACATGGTCCCGTGAGTCATTAGCAATggaaactatccaaaatgaaacagaattttttttaatttttttttaatttttaatttttattttttttaaagattttatttattcatttgacagagagagatcacaagtaagcagagaggcaggcagaaagagaggaagggaagcaggctccctgctgagcagagagccccatgcgggacttgatcccaggaccctgagatcatgacctgagccgaaggcagtggcctaacccactgagccacccaggcgccctggaattttttttttttaaagggaggaaaACATTGATGCTTCAGAAATTATTTAAGCATTTTACATATGTTACCTCGATTaatcttaacaaaatactaggaaGGCactattattttcctcattttatacaacacactacagaaaaaaataagccaagTCACACAAATTCACATAGCAAACTTAATGTCTAAGCCAGTGCCAGAACACCCACTTGATGGCAAAGGTCTTTAGCCTTaccctcagctgaaggcagaatcaGTCAGAGTTAGTCTTAAAATAGAAATTGGAATTCTGGAAGCTTCCTTTAAATTTCAAAGCTACCAGGCAACATATAAACTCAGTGCAGGATAGTATTATGGGTTTGGTGTGTGTTTTACCAAGAGCAGCTTTCTGAAACCTGTTCCGGCTGATTTCTTCAATACTATATTCCCATTGGCTAATTCTCCTGACTGTCCAAGTATAGAGTTTTCCTAATTACTTTCTACATCAataagctttgtttttatttctatgattttttaTGGATTCTTTATTACTGTTAGTTTGTATTGCTCTGCTTTCTTTATCATCATGGATTCCTTATCATTTCTGTTTACTGTTAGCTtatattgttctcattttatttttatgagtatcttatttttatgattatccatgcttctttctcccctttacttttttaaaaaataattttatttattatttgtcagagagagaggaaacatgagcagggggagggggaccgggagaagcagactccccactgagcagggagccaaatgtggtgtttgatcctaggaccctgggaccatgacctgagccgaaggtagatgcttagccaactgagccacccagaggtacCTAtcccttttacatttttttttttttagatttatttatttatttgacacatacacacagagagtataaccagggaaagcagcagagggagggggaagcaggctcccgctgagcaaggagcccaatgtggtcccaggaccttgggattgtgacctgagccaaaggcagtcacttaaccagctgagccacccaaacaccctctcttttacttttgaaaactaaattcctagaaaagaataattataacaaACCTAAGAAATAACAATACTAATGACTGTATCTAATATTCACCTCTCATTAGCATTTCATTGGATATCCACTTTTGGAAGGCCAGGATAGATACAGCACACATGGATTACCGCTACTATGGCTACATACATGCTTGTATGTTCTGGTGTGTACATGCATGCGTTTCTTTAGAGTATatgcctagaagtggaattgcttagCATACGTTATGTGCATCTTCAGCGTTCCTAGACAAAGTCAAAAGGTCTTCCAAAATTGTTATGTCAAGTTACACTCCCCCAGTGGTATATAATAATTCCTGTTAATCCACATCTTCCACAAAAGTTggcatttttatactttttcagtttttcacattTCGTGAGTGTTAAGTAgtgtctcatttattttctgttttcaggtTGTCTTGTCTTACCTTTGTATCCTTAGATGCTAGAGCAGTTCCATCAAGATCCGGTTTGCAATCCCTGGCtatttatttgttgaatggatgaatgaatctCAAGATTTGGTATTGGTTAATTAAGAAAATGGTGAtgctgttaataaaaataaagagaaagggggagaaataCAATGAGATCACTGCTGTGAAGATCagggaaaacttaaaaaacaaaataaactgaaacTAATTGTCAACTGAGAGACACCATAACCATCTGAATTCAAAAACGTCATATATTATGTCAGTCTCCTCTTTGTATTATTAGCTCCCCAATCTCAGTTCTGTGAGGATAAAATTATTTGCTACAACTTGTTTTCTTAAACTTAACTGTTTTCTTcataacagatgaagaaaatcattgccttcctttaatattttaaaacttggcACGAAAGCATGTGTTAATTGTGTGCATGTCTTTTTAGCCATCACTTATATTAAGTCATTGAAATTTTTTGATTGGACTGCATGCTGAGATAAATGAGtcatttgtaaacaaacaaacaaacaaaaaaaccaaaaccccacaCCTATCCTGATGATAAATTACCCATTATATCAAAGAGAAGATGTAAGCATTGCTAATGCATACTTCACTGTAAGAACTGTTTTCACTATTAAAAAAGAAGTGcccttagaaatagaaaaaataaaaataaagaaactgaaagccATAATAAGCTGACTGACTCATTATGGCTTATAAAGCAAAAGGAGAGTTTTATGACTACCAGTGGATTAACAAGTGCCTGTGTAACTGGATGTTTTtattcacttaatatatttaAGCTGGCTATATGATAAGCTCTATGTTCAATGAATAATTGCTCAGACTTTCACTTCAATTTGTTTATGCCTGCCTGAGCACTTAAGCATTTTAGCATGTCATCCAGATTGTCATTTCACACAGATATATCTGTTTCCTTATTATGGAAATAATGGTTTAAGAGTAATTTGATACTGCATTTTTCAATGTCGGGAAGAAGGAATCTCTGAATCCATTGTGTCTAGTATATAGTCTTGAACTAAAATTGTaatcctttttaatatttaggtAAGAACTAGTCTTCTATAGAGTAAAGTCTGTGCTTGgcacaaaaaaatgaaaggaatttgtTCCACTGAAAGATATAGTTAAATTTGAGAAATAACAAAACAACTTTGTAaggttcttaaatatttatatctgtcCATTTGTGTATTTGCAGCCCTGGCTTATTACATTCATTACGGATGGCAAAGCGAATCTGAAATTTCAGAGGAGAAGCCATAGGACtagcaaagaaatgggaaaatgaagtAGCATTCATACTCTTATTTATTCACATATTATTTCCCTCTTAATACTTCTCTTATGAATATACTTTTTATTGTATTCACAGTTCTTTGTTAGGCAGCATTATAGATTATGTCCACCTAAAGCTCACCTCAGTAACTCACAATTAACCTTATTTGCAAACAAGTTACTGCAACTGTAATTAATTGTAATTAAATGAAGATGAGGTCATGCTGGAGTGGACCTCTAATCCAATATGCCTGGTGTCTTTATAAAAcggaggaaatttggacacagacacatatGTAAACAGGGAAAATGCCTTATACAGATAGGAGTTACGCTGCCGAGAAACCACCACTGCTAGGAACAGCCAGAAACtcccagaagctaggagagagacCCAGAACAGATCTGTCCTAGGATCTTCAGAGGAAGCATGACTCTGCTGATCCGACCAGCCTCCCAAACTGGGAAACATTGTTTCTGTTGTGCTAAGCCACACAGTTTGTTGTTCTGGGCTATGGAAGCCCTTTCAAACTAACATAGGTGGGGACTACATTATAAAGAACTATGGttgactatggaaagagcctagatgtccatcaacaaatgagtgggtaaagaagatgtggtgtctgtatacacacacacacacacagaggaatactatgtagccatcaaaaaactgaaatcttgccatttgcaatgatgtggatggaactagagggtattatgctgagcgaaataagtcaatcagagaaagacaattatcatatgatctctttgatacaaagaatttgagaagcagggtggggactcatggggggaagggagggaaaaatgaaacaagatgggactggagagggagacaaacaataagagacttaatttcaggaaacaagctgcttggggggagggagggatagggtggctgggcgataaacactggggagggtgtgtgctacggtgagtgctgtgaattgtctaaggctgatgattcacatacctgcacccctgaaacaaataataccttatatgttaattaaaaaaaaatactctactgAAAGAATCCAAAGGGGGGGGAACAAATAATTATAGCTGACCCTTAACTGCATATGTCCACTTATCCgtggatttttttcaacaaacacagtactgtaaatgcattttctctgccTTAcggttttcttaataacattttctttagattACTTTGTTGTAATTATATtagtatataatacacacaatgtacaaaatatgtgttaatttacTATTTAtgtcaacagtagactattagttaagtttgggggagtcaaaaattatatgtggattttcaactgcataATGGGGAGTCAGCACCCCTAACCCCCATGTTGTTTGAGGGTCAACTGTATTCATCTcttttaagaagataaaaatatgtataattaattGAAGAATATAAAACATGGGTAAATTACTCAACAGAATGATATAGAGGAAATACTACAGGGtttcagaggaaggaaagcaggtatGGAAACTACTTCACTTCCAGAGAAGCCAAGCTAGGTAGATTGGATGATACTGACAATGGGTGTTGATACTTAGgaataattttgcttttctgagaaattaacttgtttttattttccggattttcttcagttttactCTATCAGAGCCAAATCTGGAGTCTACATGTAGCATGTTTATTTGCCTTTAcagcatacatttttatatttcctaattCTATAATGTCCttgcccttttttttccttcttttttttcagcttcatGTTCGTTTGACCTTGGTGATTTTTATGTGTCCTTAACAGCCACTCTGAAGTCCATCCCCAAAGAGGAGGTGAGATTTGGAAACACAAATGAAAGCTAGGAATGACAGGAAATGGGGGTGGGATAAAGATAGGTACAAGACACTGCAGGACAGGGTGAGGAAGCCCTGTGTGCTGCTGTAGTGGGAGCATGGCACCAGGCTCCCAGGGGAAGTAGGAGTGTTTAGGTCCAGAACAGCAGGAGTATAATATTGGTATTACAATTCTCTCTTCCCTGTCTGTAACTGGTGACTACTCATACCTTTCCCTCTGAGTGCCTGGTAGCTTTACAATTCTGTTTGACTTAGAAGGAAGATCAAAAGgaaacaatattttaatatacacaaaaggaaacattattttaatCTGTGCTGAGATGAAAGAGGGAAGACCAGAATAAGGAAATCCTATGGGGTTAGGTTAAGGAGAAACCGCTTTGCTTAATAAATTAAGCAGAGTTTAATTAATGGAAAGAAATACTTATATTGGAAAGTTAAAAACATGCATAAATTTCCTGACCATTTTACTTTAATCTGAAACATATAAATGTACATTTACCAATTAATTTTTTGATGCTTATccaagacttttctttttcactagCTGAAATTCTACATCGTTCTTTTGGTGCAAACCACACCCATATGGCATCTAAGATTTTCAGTtggaacatatttaaaatacaactACACATACACACTAAGTGAACAAATCTGTATATTTATGACATTTTTTCCCTCAATCTTTTAAAGTTGACAGCCAATAGCCATTGGCCATTTATCAAGTCTTTCCATATTATTCAAATTAGTTTTTCAGAAACAACATTTTCCCTTTCACACTCATATATTGATTTACATAATAATAAACTACTTCATGTAATGGCACTGACAAATCCAACTGGTGGAACAGACTGGGAACCCATGCCATTGATTTACTGGTAGAAGTAAATAAGAATGCTAGCAAGTAGTTCAAAATCTGTTAGTTTTTGATATTCTCTGAACATCAGACCTTCTAGTGGGAACAAAAGACACTGGTTAATTTGGAAAGCTGAATTAAGAGAGATTTCTTAAAAGAGTTTCCACTAGTATTTCAAAAGGGCAGAGGtataaaagaagaggaaattggtGGGCAGAGGTGCTGAAGAAAATCTATAGTCAACTGACCAGTATGAATTAAGTGTATACTGTACTATATTCGATGCAGTGGTGTTACAtgagggaaggaaataaagtcCCTATTCTCAAGGAACTTATATTCTCAGTAAACCTATAACTATATAATTAATCAATTTGTGATAATagctgagaaggaaaataaaccaGAGTGGGAATAGAGAAAATGAGTGTTTTTTTAGATAAGTTTGTTAATGAGGCCTGATAAGATGAGATTTAAGTGCGGACATTAATAAAGTAATGGGGTAATCCATGAGGTTATCTGGAGGGTCATCTTTCCAGGCAGAGATAGGAATTACCTGGCATTAATCACAGACAAATCAGGAGACCACTAGGACAGAGGAACGTAAGCAAGGTGGGGAATGAGAAGAGATTGGAGCAGAGACTACAGAGGCTAGACACGAGGATGGAGGGTGCAGGTCACCAGAGAGTACTTGCAGGAAGATAGGAATCCACCGCAGGGATTTTAGCAGTCAGGAAAATGTTCCACTTCTATTTCAGAAGGATCATTCTGGTGCTGTGTAGAATAAACTGGAGATGAGGACTAGCAATAACGGAATGTGCATTCATATACTAGATTTTGTTAGGCCAGATCATGCCATGATCCCCATTCGGCATCTTtcgcctctctgcctgtcccctaGAGTCTTCCGAACTTGGTTTAATCCTGGTGAATCCCATGTCACCACAGCCTTCTCAGTCACCACAATTGTTAAGAGTATTAACTGAAAGTTCACTGCTGGCGTAGCCCTATCTCTTACTGCCTACATCCAACCAAGTCCTGTTCTTTTTGTCCATTTTCATGGTTATGAACTGGTCTAAACTAACCACATCCCAGGCTCCTAACCCATGTCCCAATGGATACTCTTGCCTCACTCTAGAAGATTTTCAATTCAGCTACCAAAGTGAAACTTCAAAAGTGTAAATCAGAGAGTGTTAGTGAAATGCATTTTAGAAATTCCTAAATTGCATTCTAAAGTGCATTTCAGAGCAcaagggtggctcaatcagttgagcgaCCTTCAACTCATGTCAAgatcctagagtcccgggatcaagtcccacattgggcttcctgctcagtgtggagtcagcttctctctctgaccatcCCTCATCCCATggtttctctatctccctctctctttctcaaaaaaaaaaaaaaaaaaaaaaactttaaaaataaataaataaataaataaataaataaatgcatttcattCTCCTGTTTAAGAAAAACCTTTCTCCAGCTTTCCATTTCTTGGAGATACCTTGAAATACAAACACCAAAACTTTTAAGTTGCTGGGCCCTTCGTGATCTTTCCCTTCACTACTTACCTCCTCTGAGTACCCACAGCTgatctcccttctcttcttcttcttcagtgtAGAGCTACAATTCCATCTTCTTTTGTTAACATTCTGAGATTTTCCTAAGTCAGACCATTGCTTTAGCACAAAATCATTCACTTCCCCTAGGATTCCCTCTTTTTAGTCTTGcttagtttctttcttctctccttctcttttctttctc from Mustela lutreola isolate mMusLut2 chromosome 8, mMusLut2.pri, whole genome shotgun sequence includes these protein-coding regions:
- the LOC131839717 gene encoding N-acetylglucosaminyl-phosphatidylinositol de-N-acetylase-like → MGLPRVAGTQFTGMYPEPEAKDTTRAVAVTENAGGFLWVWDSWERMRSQEPAGVPGDGSKTLLVIAHPDDEAMFFAPTLLGLARLRHRLSLLCFSAGNYYNQGEMRKKELSQSCDVLGIPRSSIMIIDNRDFPDDPGVQWDTERVAGTLLQHVEANGINLVVTFDAGGVSGHRNHVALYAAVRTLHSEGKLPKGCSVLTLQSVNVLRKYISLLDLPFSLLHTRDVLFVLISKEVAQAKRAMSCHRSQLLWFRRLYLLFSRYMRINSLHFL